In Planktothrix sp. FACHB-1365, the genomic stretch ATGTTACCATTAATAGTGCTGCTAATTGCAAATTTACCATCAGGAGTTAACGCCACTGCTTTAACTCGACTTGAAGCTTTTTCTGTTCTCCCAAAACGATTGAAAAATGAGTCTTTTAAATCAAATATTCCTCCATACTCTGCTAAAGTTTTAGGTTTTTTTTCTTCTGGACTTTTTTCTTCTAGGTTTTTAATATCCCAGAGTTGAATCAGATTTACTTCTAACCCTCCAACCATAGCACTCACAATAAATTCTTCTGTTGGACTCAGAGTGATGGGTGTAGGAAATTTAAAGCCAGGTGTCATTTTTGAACCCGAAAATCGCTTAATTTTCCCTTTATTTAACAAATCATAAACAATAATTTCTTGATCACAACCTACTGCTATACGATTTCCATCCGAAAAGCTAACAATAGAACAGATTTCACTATCAAAATCTTCCATTGTTTCCACTTGCCATTTTTTACTAATCGTTGATTTTTGGCGATTTAACAGAGATGAAGGTTCAGATTGTTCAATATAACGATTCAGGGTAATATATTGCAAGCTGGCTTGATTTGGTTCAAGGTTAGTTAACTTAAAAACTTCAGAAGGTTCAGCAGTAACAGGGTTAATAATTTCCCAAAATTTACGATAACATTCCATCAGAGGTTTGTGAATCTCCTCTAACGTTGTTTGACTTAACCTAAAATTAGGTTGAAATTCTTTAATAACAATCCCTTCAATTAAACAAATTTTTCGACCAAAACCATCGGTTAAAACCCCAGTTTCAGACAACCCTGTATTATCACCTGTTGCTAAAATAACTCGAAAAATTAAGGTTAATTTGCCAACGGAAGGATGATCAATTTCTTGATAATAAGCAGTTTCAGGTTTTGAAAGTTCTCCTATGGCTGCTTTTGCCAAAATAATAGAAACATCCGCATTACAGATAAAATCAGGAGCAACAATTGTTCTGTAATCCAGGTATTGATTACGGCTGACTAAAAATGACCAAGCTGGTGTATAATTCATGGTAATTCAATTTTAGATTCAGGGAAATTTTTATAAAGTTCAGTTTGCAGGAGTAAAAAACAATCTAAGGCATAAGTTAAAGCGGTTTGTTCATCTGTAACTTGTGCCAATGTTTGTTCACGTTCTCGGCGTAGTTCTTCAGATCTTCTTTGAGCGAGTTCTTGTTTTTGGCTTGCAGATGATTGAGCTAATTTTGCTGCCAAATTAATCATTTTCTGCAAAGACTCTGTAGGAAAATTAAATTTTTTAGGTAAAAAGGTTTCAACAACGTCTGGTACAAGTCCTGCAACAACTTTTAGACCTTCACCTATAATTTGACCGACTTGCTCAAAAAAATTGAG encodes the following:
- a CDS encoding WD40 repeat domain-containing protein, which encodes MNYTPAWSFLVSRNQYLDYRTIVAPDFICNADVSIILAKAAIGELSKPETAYYQEIDHPSVGKLTLIFRVILATGDNTGLSETGVLTDGFGRKICLIEGIVIKEFQPNFRLSQTTLEEIHKPLMECYRKFWEIINPVTAEPSEVFKLTNLEPNQASLQYITLNRYIEQSEPSSLLNRQKSTISKKWQVETMEDFDSEICSIVSFSDGNRIAVGCDQEIIVYDLLNKGKIKRFSGSKMTPGFKFPTPITLSPTEEFIVSAMVGGLEVNLIQLWDIKNLEEKSPEEKKPKTLAEYGGIFDLKDSFFNRFGRTEKASSRVKAVALTPDGKFAISSTINGNIKLWDTQEENLEILEFSSHSRQISALAVDNHNFILASGDVDGYIKFWNLRTLKKEEIMTLQIPKQAINALAFSPDGKMLASGTDQGEIKLWDTKNGEQYSVNWQHSEAINTLAFSPDGCLLASGSNDHKIRLWDVKDQQSEKKPPLEGHTDAVTAVVFTPDGQKLISGGKDRKIRVWQPVNLR